The Funiculus sociatus GB2-C1 DNA window ACTTTTTTGAGCGATTCCAAGGTGTCTGTTGGTATTTTTATAGATACTGTCTCTGCTGCACGGGGTCGTAAATGGAGTTCAAATTCTTCTTCAGGCATCTTCATATAACTTCCTTTCAGTGCGAGTAGCGGGACGGGCGGAAATTAGGCGCGTTCGCCTACCACGTTCTATATAAACTACGAACAAGAGGCGTTGAGAAAGAGAATATCCAAGGATGAAATCGCGCTGTTCTTCATTAGCAGTAGCGTCACCGACTTGGTAGAAAGGGTCAAAGAAAACCTCTGCGGCTTCTTCAAATGTAACATCATGTTTTTCAATATTGCTTTGCGCCTTGTTTTCATCCCACTCAAATTCAACGCCTTGCAATCGATAAATAATATCCATGTATAAATTTGACGGTTATATTAATCGCGCTTTATTCTTCCATCATCTTCTCTCTAATCCAACTTACAATATCGGCAACTAAATTCGGCTGACTGGGGGAAAATGTTTGGAGATTACAAGGCTGTTCGCTCACTACACAAATTCTCCTCGTGTTATGAAATTTGCTCAGAGATGTGAGGAAAGTTTGGCTGAAGCCTTGGGGTGGTTCGCCACTTGTATCTTCGTAAAAAATTAGGAAGACTCCCTGGCATTTTAGCTGACAATAAACTTT harbors:
- a CDS encoding BrnT family toxin, which gives rise to MDIIYRLQGVEFEWDENKAQSNIEKHDVTFEEAAEVFFDPFYQVGDATANEEQRDFILGYSLSQRLLFVVYIERGRRTRLISARPATRTERKLYEDA